In Beggiatoa leptomitoformis, the genomic window TAATAATCATAATAAGACACAAAATACTCAACCGCGTTATGCGGAAAAAAATCGCGCATTTCGCTATACAACTGAGCAGCAAGCGTTTTATTAGGAGCAAGAATCAAAGTAGGACGCTGTAAAGATTGAATAACATTAGCAACCGTAAACGTCTTACCCGACCCCGTCACACCGAGTAACACCTGATGTCGATGCGCCTGTTGCAATCCTGCAATTAACTGGCGAATTGCCGTTGGCTGGTCACCGCTAGGGGTATAAGTTGTTTGTAATTTAAAGGGATTAGACATAGTTTTCTAACAAGCAAGATAAATCATCAATTGGATACTGTAAATATAAACATAGAACGCCCGAGTTACCAGTCTTGTTTAAATAACATTCCCCAAAAAAAGAAATCACACTTCTTTAATCCATCCCAATTGATAAATAATTTCTATGCATCAATTAAATACCAACCGATGGTTGAATAAATACCTAACAGGAAACAAACATGGATTTACAACTAAAAGACAAAATCGCCCTAGTAACAGGTAGCACGGCGGGCATTGGTCGCGCCATTGCGGCGACAATTGCGGCTGAGGGTGCAACGGTTATCCTCAATGGACGTACCCAAGCGGCAGTAGAAAAAGCAATTGCCGAAATTGCCCCCACTGTGTCAGGCAAATTATTGGGTTTTGCGGGCGACCTTTCTAGCGCGGAAGTTGCACAACAACTGCTACAACAATATCCAAAAGTTGACATACTAGTCAATAATTTAGGTATTTTTGAAGCCGTACCATTTGAAGAGATTAGCGATGCCGATTGGCAACGTTTTTTTGACGTGAATGTATTAAGTGGTGTCCGCTTAAGTCGTTTATATCTCTCTGGGATGAAACAACAAAATTGGGGCAGAATTGTCTTTATTTCTAGCGAAAGCGCGCTTCAAATTCCCGCAGAAATGGTGCATTACGGCATGAGCAAAACCGCACAAATAGCCGTCGCACGCGGTTTAGCAGAATCATTGGCAGGCACTCAAATTACCGTTAATAGTATTTTACCCGGTCCGACAAAATCACGCGGGGTTGACGATTTTATAGGCAAGTTAGCAGAACAAGAAAACATGTCTTTTTCTGAGTTTGAACAGGTATTTTTCCAAAAAATGCGCCCTACCTCATTAATCAAACGATTTGCAACACCTGAAGAAGTTGCATCCTTAGTCGCTTATGTTGTTAGCCCATTGGCTTCTGCCACCACGGGCGCGGCGTTGCGAGTAGAGGGTGGAATAGTGAAAAGCGCATTTTAATAGTTGTAATACAAAGGGTTATTTTTTAAAAAATGATTTAAATTAGCGGTGCGTTACGTAATGCTGACGCACCTTACACTGGATAGCAGGGTTTTAAATTCTGCTTGTTCGTTAATTTTGAGCGTTTTGGTGTCCGATAATTAAAATAACTTTTCCCCCGCTTTAAGTCGCAACTCAGGCATAAACTCGTCTAATTCACTTAATTCAAAACGGCATAAGCCCACAGCATACCAAAATAAACCTTGTACATTGCCACTGTAATTATAACGCCCTGTTTTCGGCGAATAACTTACCCACCCATCAGGCAAACCAATAAACACCGCTAAACACTCCCCTGTTTCCGCATCCCACAAGCGAATTGTGCCGTCTTCTGAACCACTGATAATCTGCTTATCATCATTGCGCCATGCCACACTGGTTATTTCTCTTTCATGCCAAAGGATGCGCAGACACTGCCCACTGCCTACGTCCCACACCCGCACGCTTTTGTCAGACGAGCCACTGAGCACCTGCGCTCCGTCTCCTCGCCACGCCACACTCGTTACCCAACTTTCATGCCCCGCAAGGATGCGCAGACACCGCCCACTGCTCACGTCCCATACCCGCACGCTGTTGTCTTCTGAGCCACTGAGCACCTGCGCACCGTCTCCTCGCCACGCCACACTCCATACAGTATCCGTATGCCCCTTCAGGATGCGCAGACACTGCCCACTGCCCACGTCCCACACCCGCACGCTTTTGTCAGACGAGCCACTGAGCACCTGCGCTCCGTCTCCTCGCCACGCCACATTATTTACACTGCTTTCATGCCCCGCAAGGATGCGCAGACACTGTCCACTGCCCACGTCCCACACCCGCACGCTTTTGTCAGACGAGCCACTGAGCACCTGCGCTCCGTCTCCTCGCCACGCCACACTCATTACTTCTCTTGTATGCCCCGCAAGGATGTGCAGACACTGCCCACTGCCCACGTCCCACACCCGCACGCTGTTGTCCCAAGAGCCACTGAGCACCTGCGCTCCGCCTCCTCGCCACGCCACACTGGTTACAGCTTTTTCATGCCCCTTCAGGATGCGCAGAAACTGCCCACTGCCCACGTCCCACACCCGCACGCTTTTGTCAGACGAGCCACTGAGCACCTGCGCTCCGTCTCCTCGCCACGCCACACTGGTTACAGCTTTTTCATGCCCCTTCAGGATGCGCAGAAACTGCCCACTGCCCACGTCCCACACCCGCACGCTGTAGTCAGACGAGCCACTGAGCACCTGCGCTCCGTCTCCTCGCCACGCCACACTCCATACTCTATCCGTATGCCCCACAAGGATGCGCAGACACTGCCCACTGCCCACGTCCCACACCCGCACGCTTTTGTCTTCCGAGCCACTGAGCACCTGCGCTCCGTCTCCTCGCCACGCCACACTCGTTACCCAACTTTCATGCCCCGCAAGGATGCGCAGACACTGCCCACTGCCCACGTCCCACACCCGCACGCTTTTGTCTTCCGAGCCACTGAGCACCTGCGCTCCGTCTCCTCGCCACGCCACACTCGTTACCCAACTTTCATGCCCCGCAAGGATGCGCAGACACTGCCCACTGCCCACGTCCCACACCCGCACGCTGTAGTCAGACGAGCCACTGAGCACCTGCGCTCCGTCTCCTCGCCACGCCACACTCCATACTCTATCCGTATGCCCCGCAAGGATGCGCAGACACTGCCCACTGCCCACGTCCCACACCCGCACGCTTTTGTCTTCCGAGCCACTGAGCACCTGCGCTCCGTCTCCTCGCCACGCCACACTCGTTACCCAACTTTCATGCCCCGCAAGGATACGCAGACACTGCCCACTGCCCACGTCCCACACCCGCACGCTTTTGTCTTCCGAGCCACTGAGCACCTGCGCTCCGTCTCCTCGCCACGCCACACTCCATACAGCTTCTTTATGTCCTTCAAGGATGCGCAGACACTGCCCACTGTCTGCCGCCCAGATTTGAATGACATTGTTGACAGCAACAGCAATGAGGGAGTCATCAGGACTAAAGCAAACAGATTGATACATACCACCCGTCACAAACATGGGTTCGGGTTTTAGTTCATCGGGATGAGGCGAGGGTAGAGCAACACCAAAGGGAGAATTTAAGGGGGGTAATTCTGGCGGGTTAACAAATAGCAGTTTTGCCCGTCGCCATGATTTAGCAGAGAAATTGACTTGATGCACCGTCGCGCCTAATAAGCTGACCTCATCGCATATTGCATTGGTAAAATTGGCGTTGCTTAAATCGGTTTTGGTGAAATCGGCGTTTTTTAACGTAGCATCGCTAAAATTAGCATGTTGAAGAATGGCATTTTTAAACAAGGCATCGGTTAAATCCGCATCACTAAAATTGGCGTTGCTTAAATCGGTTTTAGTGAAATCGGCGTTTTTTAACGTAGCATCGCTAAAATTAGCATGTTGAAGAATGGCATTTTTAAACAAGGCATCGGTTAAATCCGCATCACTAAAATTGGCGTTGCTTAAATCGGTTTTAGTGAAATCGGCGTTTTTTAGCGTGGCATTGCTGAAATTAACGTGATACAAAATTGCATTTTTAAACAAAGCATCAGTTAAATCCGCGCCACTAAAATCAGCATAACGTAAATCTTGCCCTGAAAAATCTTGTCCGCGTAAATTTTGCCCGCGACGGTCAAGGCTATTACGTTGATTATTCTTTAATTGTTTTAGAGTGCTATCGGCATTATTTTGTATTATTGACGCAACTCCGCGCTGTTTGATGATTCTGCTTGCCCACTTTCTGGCTTGGTCATGTCCTGCTAAATCTACAAAAAACTGGCTCATCAATGCCGACATTTGCCGTTTTTCTAACAAAGGAATTGCTTTAACGGTGGGGTTCCCTAAAGTTAAAATTTTTTGCCATAGAGAAACGGTTTCTTGTGTTTGCTCGCTTAATTGTCTCACTGCTATTTTAGCCACCAGCCACTCCATGACTGACTGATGAATAAAACCGAATTGCCCTTCATTGTCTCGAATTAACAAAGTGCCTGAACACAATTGTTGTTTAGCAATCCCAAACTCTAATAACAAACCCAGTTCCTCATGGATTTGTTGCGTAACACCGTCAAGTTCATGGATATCTACGGTTTTAGCGGTACGTTCCCACAAATGCAAGGCTAATTTTTCTACTGCCTGCCAACGTTGCTCAATTTTTAAATCATCGTGATAACCTGTTTTAACCCGTTTTTGTTCTCCTTCTAGCCAACGGGTTAATATCATTTCGTACACTTTTGCAGCGGTAATTTCGCCATCTTGTTGTTGAGCTTGACGCAAATCAGCTTCAGGCAATTCCACAATAAAACTTAACATTCGAGGATTTTCGGATAAGCCCATTAAATCTTTTATATCATTTAATAATCTGTAAAAACTGCGGGCTTTTTGTACATCTTCAAATTTTCTATGCAAAAATTTATCAATTTGCGCATTATCAAACTTCTGCAAATATAAAATTTCCTGTCCTCTCACCCGTTCAACGGCTTCTAGCAATTTCAATTTTATTTGCTTTTCATTGATAAAATGCTCTTTGCGCGAGCTAACAATTACTTTTGCATAATCTCCCCGCGCAGCTTCTAATAAAGTCTCAAAATGTTCTAACACACGGTCATAAGAAACCCGCAAAGCTAATTCATCAAACCCATCAAACAACAGCACAATTTTGCCTTGTGCCAACATATAGCGGAATTTTTTCGCATCATAGCCCGCTTCTTTTGCCAACTGTTGCGCGACTAATTTATCTAAATCGTTAGTTTTCTCTAATTGGCGCATTTCCAGCAATAAAGGTAATAACGCCGTCTGTGCATTTTTTTCTGCATTTAGAGTTTCCCCCATCCGTCGCGCTAACTCACGTAATAAAAATGTTTTTCCTGTACCAAACTCACCCAATACCACAATAAAGCGTGGATTAGGCTCGGCTACCCATTGTTGCAAGGTGGACAAGGCATCTAATTTATTTTGAGTCTCGTTTTTTTCCTGCTGAACACGCTGTTCTATATATAAAGCAGGGGGATAAATACGATTATTTGCTAATTCTAAGGTTTGCCGTTGCACATAAGGCACAAGGTTGAGGAGTAAATTTTGATATTCAGCAAAATGCCATAAACGGATGCGTTGTTTTTTTGCATATTCGATTAATGAATTATCTGCAAAATCACCGCGATAAATTAAATACGAATCAACATAGGGATTTTCTGCACGATATTCGGCTAATACCTGCGTTTCAAAAGCTTTTACGACTTCAATCGTTATTGATTGTTCACAAACCCCAATGGGATAGTGGTATGGCAAGCCTTCTTTTTCAGTTACAACATCAAGATAAGGAAAGTCTTTATTAATCCGTTTAATTTTTACCTGCTCACCTTCCCGCATTTTACAAGCCTGCGCAACACGGGCGAGAAAGTCATCATGTTGGTGACTATCATCAAAAGGGTTTTTTAATTCTTCAATCTGTTTTTTTAATGCAAATTTTCGGCTGGCATCCGTTTCTAAAAATAACGCCTTTTCTAAAGCAACTAACTTTTCTTCTTGTAGTTTGATAATTTCATCCCTACCACTCATAAATCCCCCCAATACAAAATAAAACGCTAACAGGTTATTTTATTGGGTATTATGAACTATATGAAACCTATAAAAAAGAGAGTGTATTAATTGATAGAAATAAGCGGTTATCAACAAGGAGAAGGGGTTACACTTGATTAGCTTTTGGTAGAATTAGAAATAAAGAATTAAGAAAATAAATCCGAACCACAATTTACTGAATTCAAACACTATTTTAATCATGTAAATTGCGGTTC contains:
- a CDS encoding SDR family NAD(P)-dependent oxidoreductase, whose amino-acid sequence is MDLQLKDKIALVTGSTAGIGRAIAATIAAEGATVILNGRTQAAVEKAIAEIAPTVSGKLLGFAGDLSSAEVAQQLLQQYPKVDILVNNLGIFEAVPFEEISDADWQRFFDVNVLSGVRLSRLYLSGMKQQNWGRIVFISSESALQIPAEMVHYGMSKTAQIAVARGLAESLAGTQITVNSILPGPTKSRGVDDFIGKLAEQENMSFSEFEQVFFQKMRPTSLIKRFATPEEVASLVAYVVSPLASATTGAALRVEGGIVKSAF
- a CDS encoding pentapeptide repeat-containing protein; translated protein: MSGRDEIIKLQEEKLVALEKALFLETDASRKFALKKQIEELKNPFDDSHQHDDFLARVAQACKMREGEQVKIKRINKDFPYLDVVTEKEGLPYHYPIGVCEQSITIEVVKAFETQVLAEYRAENPYVDSYLIYRGDFADNSLIEYAKKQRIRLWHFAEYQNLLLNLVPYVQRQTLELANNRIYPPALYIEQRVQQEKNETQNKLDALSTLQQWVAEPNPRFIVVLGEFGTGKTFLLRELARRMGETLNAEKNAQTALLPLLLEMRQLEKTNDLDKLVAQQLAKEAGYDAKKFRYMLAQGKIVLLFDGFDELALRVSYDRVLEHFETLLEAARGDYAKVIVSSRKEHFINEKQIKLKLLEAVERVRGQEILYLQKFDNAQIDKFLHRKFEDVQKARSFYRLLNDIKDLMGLSENPRMLSFIVELPEADLRQAQQQDGEITAAKVYEMILTRWLEGEQKRVKTGYHDDLKIEQRWQAVEKLALHLWERTAKTVDIHELDGVTQQIHEELGLLLEFGIAKQQLCSGTLLIRDNEGQFGFIHQSVMEWLVAKIAVRQLSEQTQETVSLWQKILTLGNPTVKAIPLLEKRQMSALMSQFFVDLAGHDQARKWASRIIKQRGVASIIQNNADSTLKQLKNNQRNSLDRRGQNLRGQDFSGQDLRYADFSGADLTDALFKNAILYHVNFSNATLKNADFTKTDLSNANFSDADLTDALFKNAILQHANFSDATLKNADFTKTDLSNANFSDADLTDALFKNAILQHANFSDATLKNADFTKTDLSNANFTNAICDEVSLLGATVHQVNFSAKSWRRAKLLFVNPPELPPLNSPFGVALPSPHPDELKPEPMFVTGGMYQSVCFSPDDSLIAVAVNNVIQIWAADSGQCLRILEGHKEAVWSVAWRGDGAQVLSGSEDKSVRVWDVGSGQCLRILAGHESWVTSVAWRGDGAQVLSGSEDKSVRVWDVGSGQCLRILAGHTDRVWSVAWRGDGAQVLSGSSDYSVRVWDVGSGQCLRILAGHESWVTSVAWRGDGAQVLSGSEDKSVRVWDVGSGQCLRILAGHESWVTSVAWRGDGAQVLSGSEDKSVRVWDVGSGQCLRILVGHTDRVWSVAWRGDGAQVLSGSSDYSVRVWDVGSGQFLRILKGHEKAVTSVAWRGDGAQVLSGSSDKSVRVWDVGSGQFLRILKGHEKAVTSVAWRGGGAQVLSGSWDNSVRVWDVGSGQCLHILAGHTREVMSVAWRGDGAQVLSGSSDKSVRVWDVGSGQCLRILAGHESSVNNVAWRGDGAQVLSGSSDKSVRVWDVGSGQCLRILKGHTDTVWSVAWRGDGAQVLSGSEDNSVRVWDVSSGRCLRILAGHESWVTSVAWRGDGAQVLSGSSDKSVRVWDVGSGQCLRILWHEREITSVAWRNDDKQIISGSEDGTIRLWDAETGECLAVFIGLPDGWVSYSPKTGRYNYSGNVQGLFWYAVGLCRFELSELDEFMPELRLKAGEKLF